One window from the genome of Chroococcidiopsis sp. TS-821 encodes:
- a CDS encoding M10 family metallopeptidase C-terminal domain-containing protein — protein MTVSKIIEEYRDTLFDERDLSQDSLLNDSEFASETILKIAPFALANSTPTTSSSLIPSHKQLIPNDFADTQKKETELPLVVAEIENNKPISAKNIETASAIGSASIFDLGQSFGWIGNDPQTSKLSTQPQRCGCSACCGFSSDFNNDSLNFQTTTSTNGGLTPQANTGVYYIDALLPTPATRWSGSTISYSFMTSVPNYYPWNNSERNNFAPFNATQANAARRALQLFSEISGLRFVEVSDAGAGGIIRFGTANTGNFSSAHAYFPNNDPRGGDVWLNNSYAPNYTQTNGSFGFLTMVHEIGHALGLKHPGNYNAGGGGSQGPFLPSQEDNTKYTVMSYNGHPGSRVHAHTPMLYDIAAIQALYGANNNTRTGNNTYSWNANQAFVQTIWDAGGNDTISAANQSLAATINLNPGSFSSIGPAFNNGSSRANGNLAIAYRVTIENAIGGAGNDTLIGNSVANNLSGRNGNDYLFGGGGSDTLNGGAGNDVLFGFGGSTEFDVLTGGTGTDTFVLGDTSNVFYRGDGYALITDFDWQYDYIQVRGTSNQYSLQSGNWFGSAAPDTAIFFGNDAIGVVQDSTNVSFARDFIFA, from the coding sequence ATGACTGTTTCAAAAATTATAGAAGAATATCGCGATACACTCTTTGACGAGCGTGATTTGAGCCAAGATAGCCTTTTAAACGATAGTGAATTTGCTAGCGAAACGATTCTTAAAATCGCGCCCTTTGCTTTGGCAAACTCCACGCCAACTACGTCATCATCATTAATCCCATCTCATAAGCAACTCATTCCAAATGATTTCGCAGACACTCAAAAGAAAGAAACGGAACTTCCTCTTGTAGTAGCAGAAATTGAAAACAATAAGCCTATTAGCGCTAAGAATATAGAAACAGCTTCAGCGATAGGTAGTGCAAGTATATTTGATTTGGGGCAAAGTTTCGGGTGGATTGGAAATGATCCTCAAACATCAAAATTATCAACTCAACCGCAGCGTTGTGGTTGTTCAGCGTGCTGTGGTTTTTCCAGCGATTTCAATAACGACAGTCTAAACTTTCAAACCACAACCTCAACAAACGGAGGATTAACACCTCAAGCAAACACAGGAGTTTACTACATCGATGCACTACTACCTACTCCTGCTACGCGCTGGAGTGGTTCCACGATAAGTTATAGCTTCATGACATCAGTACCGAACTATTATCCCTGGAATAATTCAGAACGCAACAACTTCGCTCCTTTTAACGCAACTCAAGCAAATGCAGCGCGTAGAGCATTACAGCTTTTTAGTGAAATTTCGGGACTTAGATTTGTTGAAGTATCCGATGCAGGCGCAGGTGGAATCATTCGGTTTGGCACAGCGAATACAGGAAATTTTAGCAGTGCCCACGCCTACTTTCCAAACAACGATCCCAGAGGAGGAGATGTCTGGCTAAATAATTCTTACGCTCCAAATTACACTCAAACCAACGGCTCTTTTGGGTTTTTGACCATGGTTCATGAAATTGGTCATGCTCTAGGGCTAAAACATCCAGGTAACTACAATGCAGGGGGAGGAGGTAGTCAAGGTCCTTTCTTACCCTCACAAGAGGACAACACCAAGTATACCGTGATGTCGTACAACGGGCATCCAGGTAGCAGAGTTCACGCTCACACACCAATGCTCTACGACATTGCAGCAATCCAAGCACTTTACGGTGCTAATAATAATACTCGTACGGGTAATAACACTTATTCATGGAACGCAAATCAAGCGTTCGTGCAGACAATCTGGGATGCTGGCGGTAACGATACTATTAGCGCTGCCAATCAGTCTCTCGCCGCAACTATTAATCTTAATCCTGGAAGTTTTAGTTCGATTGGACCTGCCTTTAATAATGGTAGTAGTCGAGCTAACGGTAATTTAGCGATCGCCTACCGAGTCACAATTGAAAATGCGATCGGAGGAGCGGGTAACGATACTCTAATCGGTAACAGCGTTGCTAATAATCTTTCTGGTAGGAATGGTAATGATTACTTGTTCGGTGGTGGCGGTTCTGACACGTTGAATGGAGGTGCGGGTAACGATGTCCTTTTCGGTTTCGGTGGTAGTACAGAATTTGATGTTTTGACTGGGGGCACAGGTACAGATACCTTTGTGTTGGGTGACACTTCAAATGTCTTTTATCGAGGAGATGGCTATGCTCTAATCACCGATTTTGATTGGCAATATGATTATATTCAAGTAAGGGGAACTTCCAACCAATACTCGCTACAATCCGGAAACTGGTTTGGCAGTGCGGCACCTGATACCGCCATTTTCTTTGGTAATGATGCGATCGGCGTAGTGCAAGATTCTACCAACGTTAGTTTTGCGCGCGACTTTATCTTTGCTTAA
- a CDS encoding pirin family protein, with protein MMHATTNIIHDRNARGHTRMGWLDSYHTFSFGSFYDPARMGFRALRVINDDRVVPGAGFPMHSHRDMEIFTYVLEGALEHQDSLGNGAVISPGEAQIMSAGTGITHSEFNPSKTEPVHFLQVWIIPDTQGLEPRYEQKAFPLEQRRGNLRLIAAKDGRDGAVTIHQDVELYTSVLEKGDVLNYHLKPNRYAWLQVARGILSLNGQELRAGDGVQMSGENLEISTDIGAEILLFDLA; from the coding sequence ATGATGCACGCAACCACGAATATCATTCATGATAGAAATGCCCGCGGTCATACGCGCATGGGTTGGTTAGATAGTTACCATACTTTTTCCTTTGGTAGTTTTTACGATCCAGCACGGATGGGCTTTCGCGCTTTACGAGTCATCAATGACGATCGCGTTGTTCCTGGTGCTGGTTTTCCGATGCATAGTCACCGCGATATGGAGATTTTTACTTATGTTCTAGAAGGTGCCTTAGAACATCAAGATAGCCTAGGTAACGGTGCTGTTATTTCTCCAGGAGAAGCACAAATTATGAGTGCAGGTACTGGAATTACTCACAGCGAGTTTAATCCATCAAAAACTGAACCTGTACACTTTTTACAAGTTTGGATTATTCCTGATACCCAAGGTTTAGAACCTAGATATGAGCAAAAAGCGTTTCCTTTAGAACAACGTCGCGGTAATTTACGTTTAATTGCTGCTAAAGATGGGCGTGATGGCGCAGTTACAATTCATCAAGATGTTGAGTTGTATACATCTGTTTTGGAAAAAGGTGATGTTTTAAATTATCACCTCAAGCCAAATCGTTATGCTTGGTTACAAGTTGCACGAGGAATTCTATCTCTTAACGGTCAAGAACTTCGTGCAGGAGATGGCGTACAAATGTCTGGAGAAAACCTAGAAATTAGCACTGATATTGGTGCAGAAATTCTATTGTTTGACCTTGCCTAA
- a CDS encoding heme-copper oxidase subunit III, whose product MQSQTIDPAKTALNYHHTEAAAHHEEHPDHRITGLILFLVAEGMIFFGMFSAYLAFRSVLPSWPPEGTPELELLLPGVNTIILISSSFVIHNADTAIKKNDVSGMRTWLAITAAMGAIFLAGQLYEYSNLEFGLTTNLFASAFYVLTGFHGLHVFIGLVAILAVLWRSRVTGHYSSEKHFGVEAAEIYWHFVDVVWIVLFGLLYIL is encoded by the coding sequence ATGCAAAGTCAAACAATTGACCCAGCAAAAACAGCACTTAACTATCACCACACAGAAGCCGCAGCGCATCACGAAGAACATCCAGACCATCGCATTACTGGGCTAATTCTGTTTCTAGTTGCTGAAGGAATGATTTTCTTCGGTATGTTTAGCGCTTATTTAGCTTTTCGCTCTGTGCTACCATCATGGCCACCAGAGGGAACGCCAGAATTAGAACTGCTACTACCTGGAGTTAATACGATCATCCTAATTTCCAGTAGTTTTGTGATTCACAATGCAGACACAGCAATCAAAAAAAATGACGTGTCTGGAATGCGTACGTGGTTAGCAATTACTGCGGCGATGGGCGCAATCTTCCTAGCCGGACAGCTTTACGAATACAGTAATTTGGAGTTTGGTCTGACGACCAACTTATTCGCTAGTGCATTTTATGTTCTCACTGGCTTTCACGGCTTGCACGTCTTTATTGGACTCGTTGCCATTTTGGCTGTGTTGTGGCGATCGCGCGTTACGGGTCACTATTCTAGTGAAAAACACTTTGGTGTAGAAGCTGCAGAAATCTACTGGCACTTTGTTGATGTTGTCTGGATTGTCTTATTTGGACTGTTGTACATCCTCTAA
- a CDS encoding MBL fold metallo-hydrolase: MAHLNQRRPQNVSGDFYVDSTCIDCDTCRWMTPEVFSRIGGQSAVYHQPGNKIERLRSLQALLACPTSSIGTVERPHDIKEAQQSFPISIAENVYHCGYHAESSYGAASYLIVRPDGNVMVDSPRFTLPLVKQIEELGGIRYLYLTHKDDVADHQKYHEHFKCDRILHRDDITSSTRNNVEIQLTGSQPFQLASDLLIIPVPGHTRGHTVLLHKQFLFTGDHLAWSDNRNSLIAWRDVCWYSWTEQIQSMRKLTEYAFEWVLPGHGRRHHADAEKMHYLLHQCIAEMEAV; the protein is encoded by the coding sequence ATGGCTCACCTAAATCAGCGCCGCCCGCAAAACGTGAGTGGAGACTTTTATGTTGATAGCACGTGTATTGATTGCGATACTTGTCGCTGGATGACTCCAGAAGTATTTAGTCGCATTGGAGGACAATCAGCAGTTTATCATCAGCCAGGTAATAAAATTGAGCGGCTGCGATCGCTGCAAGCACTCTTGGCGTGTCCTACAAGTTCGATTGGCACGGTAGAAAGACCCCACGATATTAAAGAAGCGCAACAAAGTTTTCCCATTTCGATCGCGGAGAATGTTTACCACTGCGGCTATCATGCAGAAAGCTCCTATGGCGCAGCAAGTTACTTGATTGTCCGTCCCGATGGCAATGTGATGGTCGATTCACCTCGGTTTACACTACCGTTGGTGAAGCAAATCGAGGAATTGGGAGGAATTCGTTATTTGTACCTAACGCACAAAGACGATGTCGCCGATCATCAGAAGTACCACGAGCATTTCAAATGCGATCGCATTCTGCATCGTGACGATATTACTTCTAGCACTCGCAACAACGTCGAAATTCAATTGACAGGCTCGCAACCGTTTCAACTCGCTTCGGATTTGCTGATTATTCCTGTACCTGGGCATACAAGAGGTCATACAGTTCTACTCCACAAGCAGTTTCTCTTTACTGGCGATCACTTAGCTTGGTCAGATAATCGCAATTCCCTCATTGCTTGGCGCGATGTCTGCTGGTATTCTTGGACAGAACAAATTCAGTCTATGCGGAAGTTGACAGAGTACGCTTTCGAGTGGGTATTGCCAGGTCACGGACGCAGACACCATGCTGATGCTGAGAAAATGCATTATCTACTACACCAGTGTATTGCCGAGATGGAAGCAGTGTAA
- a CDS encoding NAD-binding protein, with amino-acid sequence MKPRIIVCGLERTGYKIFCLLRQQGASVVGIHHQPIPKEEAIVVGDLQAAATLQAAGIESAQALVLANSDDALNLAILIQARVLNPRIRIINRLFNANLGDRLDHTLPDHVSMSVSGLAAPVFYFAALGNRAIGQLKLFNQTWPIQEEYIHENHPWRGRLLSDLWDDRARMLIYYLPVQGEIDLVCAVSSGRQLQVGDRLIVGTQPSIRTMRKSAISKLLKVLTNLRQFRQHGQSLMVVTLVLLVTIFTATLTYICVDLNTSIIDALYFSVGMITGAGGKEEVVETAPDSIKVFTAFMMLIGAGIIGICYALLNDFVLGTRFKQFWDAARVPQRHHYIVCGLGGIGVQVVQQFHASGHEVVVIERDPNNRFLNKVRGLGIPVIQGDASLPETLQAANLKSASALLIVTSNDAVNLEIALNAKTLTPSIPAIVRYEHPDFAHMAQQVFEFEAVLSPAELAAPAFAAAALGGRILGNGITADSLWVALATLITPSHPFCGQRVKEAAMQSDFVPLYIETNCQTIHGWDLLRTYLSAGDVLYLTMPANRLDQLWRAVPSQIMVS; translated from the coding sequence ATGAAACCTCGGATTATTGTCTGCGGCTTAGAACGCACGGGCTACAAAATTTTTTGCTTACTCAGACAGCAAGGAGCAAGTGTCGTTGGCATTCATCACCAGCCGATTCCCAAAGAAGAAGCGATCGTTGTTGGCGATCTGCAAGCAGCGGCGACTTTACAAGCTGCTGGAATCGAAAGTGCCCAGGCGCTGGTACTGGCAAACAGCGACGATGCTTTGAATTTGGCAATTCTCATTCAAGCGCGCGTACTTAATCCGCGAATTCGGATTATTAATCGTTTATTCAATGCTAATTTAGGCGATCGCCTCGACCACACCTTGCCGGATCACGTTAGTATGAGTGTTTCGGGTCTAGCCGCACCAGTCTTTTACTTTGCCGCTTTAGGAAATCGGGCGATCGGGCAACTCAAACTCTTCAATCAAACATGGCCGATTCAAGAAGAATACATTCACGAAAATCATCCTTGGCGCGGGCGACTGTTGAGTGATTTATGGGACGATCGCGCGCGGATGTTGATTTATTATCTTCCTGTACAAGGTGAAATTGATCTCGTTTGTGCAGTCAGTTCTGGACGGCAGTTGCAAGTCGGCGATCGCCTGATTGTGGGTACGCAACCAAGTATTCGGACGATGCGCAAATCAGCAATTTCTAAACTACTGAAAGTCCTCACCAACTTACGTCAATTTCGCCAACACGGTCAATCGTTAATGGTTGTGACGTTAGTTCTACTCGTCACGATTTTCACAGCAACGCTAACTTATATTTGTGTTGATTTAAACACTTCGATTATTGATGCTTTATATTTTTCAGTTGGAATGATTACAGGTGCTGGTGGCAAAGAAGAAGTCGTCGAAACAGCACCAGACAGCATCAAAGTCTTTACTGCCTTCATGATGTTAATCGGCGCAGGTATTATTGGAATTTGCTATGCGCTACTTAACGATTTTGTTTTAGGCACGCGCTTCAAACAGTTTTGGGATGCAGCACGAGTTCCCCAACGCCATCATTACATTGTTTGTGGATTAGGTGGCATTGGCGTGCAAGTTGTTCAACAATTCCACGCTAGTGGACACGAAGTCGTCGTTATTGAACGCGATCCTAACAATAGGTTTCTTAATAAAGTGCGTGGATTAGGTATCCCAGTGATTCAAGGCGATGCAAGTTTACCCGAAACATTACAAGCCGCGAATTTAAAATCGGCAAGCGCTTTATTAATTGTGACAAGTAACGATGCCGTTAACTTAGAAATTGCACTAAATGCCAAAACCCTAACGCCAAGTATTCCTGCGATCGTTCGTTACGAACATCCAGATTTTGCGCACATGGCGCAACAAGTTTTTGAATTCGAGGCGGTGCTAAGTCCTGCGGAATTGGCAGCCCCAGCTTTTGCTGCTGCTGCATTGGGGGGAAGGATTTTAGGTAATGGTATCACTGCTGACAGTCTTTGGGTTGCTTTAGCAACTTTAATCACTCCTTCGCATCCTTTTTGCGGTCAGCGCGTTAAAGAAGCCGCAATGCAATCTGATTTTGTACCGCTATACATCGAAACAAATTGCCAAACGATTCACGGTTGGGATTTATTAAGGACATATCTCAGTGCGGGAGATGTTTTGTATTTAACTATGCCTGCAAATCGCCTAGATCAATTGTGGCGAGCTGTACCTTCTCAAATCATGGTTAGTTGA
- the ald gene encoding alanine dehydrogenase, with protein sequence MEIGVPKETKDQEFRVGLSPSSVRVLKENGHQVFVESQAGVGAGFTDDDYRQVGAEIVTAQEAWNRELVVKVKEPLRAEYQFLQKGQLLFTYLHLAADRALTEHLIDCGVTAIAYETVEVANSTNKLPLLTPMSIIAGRLSVQFGARFLERQQGGRGVLLGGVPGVRPARVVILGGGVVGTEAARIAVGMGATVQILDVNVERLSYLETIFGSRVELLYSNSAQIDAVVPDADLLIGAVLVPGRRAPILVNRELVGRMRPGSVIVDVAVDQGGCIETLRATSHTAPTYVEAGVVHYGVPNMPGAVPWTATQALNNSTLPYIVQLANLGMQAVAANPALAAGVNVHNHRLVHPAVQEVFPDLVT encoded by the coding sequence ATGGAAATCGGTGTTCCTAAAGAAACAAAAGATCAAGAATTTCGCGTGGGCTTGAGTCCGAGTAGTGTACGCGTCCTCAAAGAAAATGGTCATCAGGTGTTTGTAGAATCACAAGCAGGTGTTGGTGCGGGTTTTACTGATGATGACTATCGTCAGGTGGGAGCAGAAATTGTGACCGCACAAGAGGCTTGGAATCGAGAACTCGTTGTCAAAGTCAAAGAACCACTACGGGCAGAATATCAGTTTCTCCAAAAAGGGCAATTATTATTTACCTACTTGCATCTAGCTGCAGATCGGGCTTTGACCGAGCATTTAATTGATTGTGGGGTAACTGCGATCGCGTATGAAACTGTAGAAGTCGCAAACAGTACGAATAAGCTACCACTCCTGACGCCCATGAGTATTATTGCAGGGCGCTTATCCGTGCAATTTGGTGCGAGGTTTTTAGAACGTCAACAAGGAGGGCGCGGCGTTCTGTTAGGCGGCGTTCCTGGTGTTCGACCTGCTCGTGTTGTCATTTTAGGTGGTGGCGTTGTGGGGACTGAAGCCGCACGAATTGCAGTCGGGATGGGTGCGACTGTCCAGATTTTAGATGTGAACGTTGAGCGGTTATCTTACCTAGAGACAATCTTCGGCTCTAGAGTCGAGTTGCTTTATAGCAATTCTGCGCAAATTGACGCTGTGGTACCCGATGCGGATTTACTCATTGGTGCGGTTTTAGTTCCTGGGCGACGCGCGCCAATTCTGGTGAATCGCGAGTTAGTCGGGCGGATGCGTCCAGGATCGGTAATTGTTGACGTCGCAGTTGACCAAGGTGGTTGTATTGAAACATTACGCGCAACAAGTCACACTGCACCTACGTATGTTGAAGCAGGAGTCGTTCATTATGGCGTTCCTAATATGCCTGGGGCTGTACCGTGGACGGCAACGCAAGCCTTAAATAATAGTACCTTACCTTATATCGTGCAGTTAGCGAATTTAGGAATGCAAGCAGTGGCAGCGAATCCCGCTTTAGCTGCGGGTGTAAACGTTCACAATCATCGCCTCGTTCACCCTGCGGTACAGGAAGTCTTTCCTGACCTTGTCACCTAG
- a CDS encoding chlorophyll a/b-binding protein, whose amino-acid sequence MTTQPQPTTTPNLEEPKFGFNEYAERLNGRAAMIGFLLLIVIEYLTGKGVLAWLGLK is encoded by the coding sequence ATGACAACGCAGCCACAACCAACAACTACCCCCAATCTAGAGGAACCCAAGTTTGGATTTAATGAATATGCTGAACGTCTAAACGGTAGAGCAGCGATGATTGGCTTTTTACTCCTTATAGTCATTGAATACTTGACAGGTAAAGGAGTATTGGCTTGGCTTGGGCTAAAATAG
- a CDS encoding thiol-disulfide oxidoreductase DCC family protein, with protein MNYQVIYDGNCNLCVTFVQLLESFDKGQMFRYIPMQDQATLAPWGITSQECELGVILLDADQPERRWQGTAAIEEIGRVLPLGNLFVEAYRGLPGVKWVGDRIYEQVRDNRYALFGKRQSTYNSPYCGECGRQG; from the coding sequence ATGAATTATCAGGTCATCTACGATGGCAATTGCAACCTTTGCGTAACTTTTGTCCAGCTACTTGAAAGTTTTGATAAAGGACAAATGTTTCGTTATATCCCCATGCAAGACCAAGCTACGCTAGCACCTTGGGGAATTACATCTCAAGAGTGTGAGTTAGGTGTGATTTTACTCGATGCCGATCAACCCGAACGTCGTTGGCAAGGAACGGCAGCTATCGAAGAAATTGGGCGCGTGTTACCACTGGGTAATCTCTTTGTTGAAGCCTATCGCGGATTACCAGGCGTCAAATGGGTAGGCGATCGCATCTACGAACAAGTCCGCGACAACCGCTACGCGTTATTTGGTAAACGCCAAAGCACTTATAACTCACCTTACTGTGGTGAATGTGGTCGTCAAGGATAG
- a CDS encoding DUF1361 domain-containing protein produces MDRIFAARVFTELPTQLVRAFDAIYSGWILWNLFLAFIPLALSFWLFRRKTRSRSLLWWIVFVVFVAFLPNAPYVLTDIIHLIRGIRPGLSPWIITLFVIPVHLFAMLVGFEAYVVSLINQGYYLRRLGARQFVNLAELILHALCAVGVYLGRFRRFNSWDLVTEPGNILIKTVNDLTERRPLFVVIIIFVIITIFYWIMKQITLGLVLRIHHARAKTDIDQYL; encoded by the coding sequence ATGGATCGCATTTTTGCAGCCAGGGTATTTACCGAATTACCTACGCAGTTAGTACGCGCTTTTGACGCCATCTACAGCGGTTGGATTTTGTGGAACCTGTTTTTGGCTTTTATTCCTTTAGCGTTGAGTTTCTGGTTATTTCGCCGCAAAACACGCTCTCGTTCTTTGCTGTGGTGGATAGTCTTTGTTGTTTTCGTGGCTTTTTTGCCCAACGCGCCTTACGTGCTTACCGATATTATCCATCTCATCCGCGGGATACGCCCTGGTTTATCCCCCTGGATAATTACGCTGTTTGTTATTCCTGTGCATCTGTTTGCGATGCTCGTTGGATTTGAGGCTTATGTCGTCTCTTTAATTAATCAAGGCTATTATTTAAGACGTCTAGGAGCAAGACAATTTGTTAATTTGGCAGAACTGATTTTACATGCATTGTGTGCGGTTGGAGTTTATCTTGGCAGGTTTCGTCGCTTCAACAGTTGGGATTTAGTCACTGAACCTGGTAACATTTTAATCAAAACTGTTAATGATTTAACCGAACGACGCCCTTTGTTTGTCGTTATCATCATCTTCGTTATCATTACAATCTTTTACTGGATAATGAAGCAAATCACTTTGGGGCTTGTGCTAAGAATTCATCACGCACGCGCAAAAACTGATATTGACCAATATTTGTAA
- a CDS encoding DMT family transporter, which yields MTESLRSFKRLPALPEGIHFIILAAAIYGLTIVLTKGALEQIPPFTLLCIQTASSVLFFWTIVIFQGIPVPLRWTTLKLSLAGLLEPGLSYIFGMFGLALTTASNATFISTTEPAITMALSWLILREQFNIAFVGLGLLACVGVSFIVTPDGSSITLGSIWGDLLVCLSVLFASLYAITAARSVQRIHPVVLAAIQQSVALMLFIVMFVGALFFGFESFELTPTIWDNLLIAIASGAFGYGLAFLLYLAAVRYLPASRLSLYLTLTPVFGTIGAYFILGERLLVSQGFGGSLIILAVVGISCSPHHK from the coding sequence ATGACCGAATCCCTGCGCAGCTTTAAACGTTTACCAGCTCTTCCTGAAGGAATTCATTTCATTATCCTAGCCGCAGCAATTTATGGTCTAACCATCGTACTAACAAAAGGCGCATTAGAACAAATACCACCGTTTACCTTGTTATGCATTCAAACAGCTTCGAGTGTGCTGTTCTTCTGGACAATCGTTATCTTCCAAGGTATTCCAGTTCCTTTGCGTTGGACAACGCTTAAATTGAGCTTAGCAGGGTTGCTTGAACCTGGGCTATCTTACATTTTTGGGATGTTTGGACTAGCGCTAACAACAGCTAGCAATGCGACGTTTATCAGTACAACTGAACCAGCGATAACAATGGCGCTATCGTGGTTGATTCTGCGCGAACAGTTTAATATTGCTTTTGTTGGGTTAGGGTTGTTAGCTTGTGTTGGAGTTTCTTTTATTGTGACTCCTGATGGAAGTTCAATTACTTTAGGCTCAATTTGGGGAGATCTTCTTGTTTGTCTCAGTGTTTTGTTTGCTTCACTTTATGCGATTACAGCGGCGCGTTCAGTACAACGTATACATCCTGTCGTCTTAGCTGCTATTCAACAATCTGTCGCACTCATGCTTTTTATTGTTATGTTCGTGGGTGCATTGTTCTTCGGTTTCGAGTCTTTTGAATTGACACCAACAATTTGGGACAATTTACTAATTGCGATCGCCTCAGGAGCATTTGGATATGGACTCGCATTTCTTCTTTACCTCGCTGCGGTACGCTATCTCCCTGCCAGTCGACTGTCGCTTTATCTTACCTTGACTCCTGTGTTTGGAACGATAGGCGCTTACTTCATCCTAGGAGAGCGACTTCTAGTTTCACAAGGCTTCGGAGGTAGTTTGATTATTCTAGCCGTCGTCGGTATTTCGTGCTCGCCGCATCACAAGTGA
- a CDS encoding helix-turn-helix domain-containing protein codes for MNVEKFAKQIHKQIESLCATHNNTTEITQEMLPLALTNLGILSEELQITLDDLQRQNQELIATQTALELQIQRYQELFEFATDGYILTDKSGKIEEANRTAAKLLNVPQRFLIGKPFLMFVAEKDRQALYSKLMQPQPVKEIIEWTVNLCPRNSEPLRVSLIIAIATDSEGKKSQMQVCIRRNQASQAPPLVEPIEEKACDATRDRRKFVYLKGELIPLTPQTIWQVHQGIVKLSTLSETGEEVVVGLAGPGMPFGVELTALHTYQATALSQVELLCYSFSELAASPLLAANVLPRINQRLQQTEALLAIFGQRRVKDRFEQLLQLLKQEIGQPTPQGTRLSVRFTHQELAEACSTTRVTITRLLGKLQEQGKIAIDANNHIILKEQSLFDRLPEKDVYTV; via the coding sequence GTGAATGTAGAGAAGTTTGCTAAACAAATCCATAAACAAATAGAAAGCTTGTGTGCAACGCATAACAATACAACAGAAATTACCCAAGAAATGTTACCGCTCGCGCTAACAAATCTTGGCATTCTTTCTGAAGAACTACAGATAACACTAGACGATCTACAACGCCAAAATCAGGAACTAATAGCGACCCAAACCGCATTAGAATTACAAATCCAACGCTATCAAGAACTCTTTGAGTTTGCTACTGATGGTTACATCCTTACAGACAAATCGGGAAAAATCGAGGAAGCCAATCGGACGGCAGCTAAACTGTTGAATGTCCCACAGCGCTTTTTAATTGGCAAACCATTTCTAATGTTTGTTGCAGAAAAAGACAGACAAGCGCTTTATAGTAAGTTGATGCAACCGCAGCCGGTAAAAGAAATAATTGAGTGGACAGTGAATCTTTGCCCGCGAAATAGCGAACCGTTGAGAGTCTCACTCATAATCGCGATCGCGACAGACAGTGAAGGTAAAAAAAGCCAAATGCAAGTATGTATTCGCCGCAATCAGGCTTCTCAAGCGCCGCCTTTGGTCGAGCCAATTGAAGAGAAGGCTTGCGATGCAACGCGCGATCGCCGCAAATTTGTTTATTTAAAGGGCGAACTTATCCCACTCACACCGCAGACGATTTGGCAAGTCCACCAAGGAATTGTGAAACTAAGTACTTTGAGTGAGACTGGAGAAGAGGTAGTCGTAGGTTTAGCAGGACCTGGAATGCCGTTTGGAGTTGAGTTAACTGCGTTGCATACGTATCAAGCTACCGCGCTTTCCCAAGTTGAGTTACTTTGCTATTCTTTTAGCGAACTTGCCGCATCACCGTTGCTAGCTGCAAATGTTTTACCGCGAATTAACCAAAGATTACAACAGACGGAAGCTTTATTAGCTATTTTTGGGCAAAGACGCGTCAAAGATCGTTTTGAGCAATTATTGCAGCTATTAAAACAGGAGATTGGGCAACCAACGCCTCAAGGAACTCGTTTAAGCGTACGTTTTACGCATCAAGAATTAGCCGAAGCTTGTTCAACAACTAGAGTCACGATTACACGGTTATTGGGAAAACTGCAAGAACAGGGCAAAATAGCGATTGATGCTAATAACCACATTATTCTCAAGGAACAAAGTTTGTTTGACAGACTGCCCGAAAAAGATGTTTACACAGTATAG